The genomic region TGTATTCAATAAACATCCTGGCTGCTTCCTTATTCTTTGAGAATTTGCTTATTGCCCAGTTATCGGCCGGAGCCGCAAGCACATACCTTCCCGCGCCGAAATCTGGGGCAGGGGCGAATTTGATTATTGAAGGATCCTTTCCTTTGGGAACGCGGCCCTGTATCTGAGGAACAACCCATGAGCCAAACAGCATCATCGCAGCCCTGCCGTAAGCCACGCTGTCCATCGCAGCACCGAAGTCGGGAAATACTTCAGGTTCAAAGAAACCTTTTGCCTTCCATTCGGTATACATTTTAATTGTCTTTCCAAAAGGGGACGTATCGGAGAAGGGGTTTTCGGTCTTCAGACATTCTGCAAACACCGTCGGGTTACCCGAAACATAAATTGCAAAATCCTGAACCGTCGCAAGAGGCCAGTTTTCAACCCTGTGCAGTACTATGGGGATTATGCCCATTGCCTTGATCTTTTCGCACATCTCGTTGAATTTTTCCAGCGTGGCGGGTATTTCATTGTAGCCGGCCGCTTTTATCACTTCTTCGTTGTAAACAACGGCCTGGTTATATGCCCTTCCGGGCATGATGCTGTAAATATACCCGTCCACATTAGGCATGGCTTTGGCATATTCTCCGTATAGCTCTATGCCTTCCTCAAGGGTGCAGTAAGGTTCGGCGTAAGCTTTCCATTCTTCCAGGCTCCAGTTAGGACAGGTATATACGTCCACATAGTCGTCCTGAACCTGGAAATACGGCCTTAGTTCTTCTTCGTTTGTCACCACGTTCAGTTCCACATTGATTCCCGTTTCCTTTGTAAATCTTTCGGCAAGATGCTTCAGAATGGCAGTACTCTCGTCGCGATATGTATTTCCCTGATCATCCTTTTTTTCTTCGCCGAGAA from Thermoclostridium stercorarium subsp. stercorarium DSM 8532 harbors:
- a CDS encoding ABC transporter substrate-binding protein yields the protein MKTKLRKLLAFITAILMTFSLAGCSTGDTNTSRSGTNTNTKNNTTDSESLRGTTIRVFTHMGQRVLGEEKKDDQGNTYRDESTAILKHLAERFTKETGINVELNVVTNEEELRPYFQVQDDYVDVYTCPNWSLEEWKAYAEPYCTLEEGIELYGEYAKAMPNVDGYIYSIMPGRAYNQAVVYNEEVIKAAGYNEIPATLEKFNEMCEKIKAMGIIPIVLHRVENWPLATVQDFAIYVSGNPTVFAECLKTENPFSDTSPFGKTIKMYTEWKAKGFFEPEVFPDFGAAMDSVAYGRAAMMLFGSWVVPQIQGRVPKGKDPSIIKFAPAPDFGAGRYVLAAPADNWAISKFSKNKEAARMFIEYIANDSQFIADSGFIANKKGVKPIVPELYAIIDEMVEKGECKVILQPPNDENALNNQKVLEEAGLYADYKYVGLLFDALDITKPDDWSEYYKQAETLNQLYARYKNELGVEWKD